In Elusimicrobium sp. An273, one genomic interval encodes:
- a CDS encoding DUF47 domain-containing protein: protein MFLPKEVKFFDLFDKQAENIVRAAAFYKKLVDNGDFTPENVREMHELEHYGDELTHTTINTLNETFITPFDREDILALANRLDDIVDGIYLISNRFHLYKIQKPTEFSRKLAATIESTTKALQKALASLRSNKNMKETLHQCVEINRLENEGDVLRDEAISSLFENEKDPLMVIKHKELYELAELVTDSCEHVANLVESILVKNN from the coding sequence ATGTTCTTACCGAAAGAAGTAAAATTCTTTGATCTGTTTGACAAACAAGCCGAAAATATCGTCCGCGCCGCGGCGTTTTACAAGAAACTCGTGGATAACGGCGATTTTACCCCCGAAAACGTGCGCGAAATGCACGAGCTGGAGCACTACGGCGACGAATTAACTCACACCACCATCAACACGCTTAACGAAACGTTTATCACCCCCTTTGACCGGGAAGACATCCTGGCCCTGGCCAACCGGCTGGACGATATCGTGGACGGAATTTATCTCATCAGCAACCGCTTCCACCTCTATAAAATTCAAAAACCGACCGAATTTAGCCGCAAACTGGCCGCTACCATTGAATCCACCACGAAGGCCCTTCAAAAGGCGCTGGCTTCGTTAAGAAGCAATAAAAATATGAAAGAAACGCTCCACCAGTGCGTGGAAATCAACCGTTTGGAAAACGAAGGCGACGTACTGCGCGACGAAGCGATTTCTTCCCTGTTTGAAAACGAAAAAGACCCGCTGATGGTCATCAAACACAAAGAACTTTACGAACTGGCCGAATTGGTGACGGATTCGTGCGAACATGTGGCCAATTTGGTGGAATCTATTTTGGTTAAGAACAACTAG
- a CDS encoding inorganic phosphate transporter, with protein MLWILFLIILALFFDYLNGFHDAANSVATVVSTRVLSPKVAVAWAAFFNFVAFLIFHTGVAKTIGAGIVDIHIVDSNLVFGALMGACVWNILTWWWGLPSSSSHALIGGLIGAGFVKGGVDALMAGGIFKTVLFIFLSPLLGFLLSVIIGIIVFNVCRPFNPYKVDHWFRKGQLLSAAAYSLGHGGNDAQKTMGIISMLLLGGLAGNEVAPIRDFLLTHEEMHAVTQGAFIVPLSVVLLCHGAIALGTLSGGWRIVKTMGQKITRLRPVDGFCAESGSAISLFIASVLGVPVSTTHTITGAIVGVGSLRRLSCVRWGVANRIVWAWFITIPAAALISAASYWLKTCLFK; from the coding sequence ATGCTTTGGATATTATTCTTAATCATTTTGGCGCTGTTCTTTGATTATTTAAACGGGTTTCACGATGCGGCAAACTCGGTGGCTACCGTCGTTTCCACGCGCGTGTTATCGCCTAAAGTGGCGGTGGCGTGGGCGGCGTTTTTCAACTTCGTGGCCTTTTTAATTTTTCACACCGGCGTAGCCAAAACGATCGGCGCCGGCATTGTGGACATTCACATTGTGGACTCCAACCTCGTATTCGGCGCGCTGATGGGCGCGTGCGTGTGGAACATCTTAACCTGGTGGTGGGGCTTGCCTTCCAGCTCGTCCCATGCTTTGATTGGCGGATTAATCGGAGCGGGGTTTGTAAAAGGCGGCGTGGACGCCCTGATGGCAGGCGGTATTTTTAAAACCGTACTGTTCATTTTCCTCTCGCCGCTGCTCGGGTTTCTGCTCAGCGTTATTATCGGCATCATCGTTTTTAACGTATGCCGGCCGTTTAATCCCTACAAAGTAGACCACTGGTTCCGCAAAGGGCAGCTGCTCTCGGCCGCGGCGTATTCGCTGGGGCACGGCGGAAACGACGCGCAAAAAACCATGGGGATCATCAGCATGCTGCTGCTGGGCGGCTTGGCCGGAAACGAGGTGGCCCCCATCCGCGACTTTTTGCTGACCCACGAAGAAATGCACGCCGTTACGCAGGGAGCGTTTATTGTGCCGCTTTCCGTGGTGCTTTTGTGCCACGGGGCCATTGCCTTGGGCACGCTTTCCGGCGGGTGGAGAATTGTAAAAACCATGGGCCAGAAAATTACCCGCCTGCGCCCGGTGGACGGCTTCTGCGCCGAATCGGGCTCGGCCATTTCGCTCTTTATCGCCTCTGTTTTGGGCGTGCCGGTCAGCACGACGCACACCATTACGGGCGCCATTGTGGGCGTGGGCTCGCTGCGCCGCTTGTCCTGCGTGCGCTGGGGCGTGGCCAACCGCATTGTATGGGCATGGTTTATCACCATCCCTGCGGCGGCCCTGATTTCCGCCGCCAGCTACTGGCTAAAAACCTGCTTATTTAAATAG
- a CDS encoding OsmC family protein yields MKITFEGNKKVKVHVKNFDIMTDQSKEHGGDSSAPTPIDLFLASLGSCSGVFVLNFLKQHNLPETVYLTLEPEWNINEYVIDKIKVFIHVPPDFPAKYENALVEVAKRCLVARHVKITHEISVVHEAA; encoded by the coding sequence ATGAAAATTACCTTTGAAGGAAATAAAAAAGTAAAAGTTCACGTCAAAAATTTTGACATTATGACCGACCAAAGCAAAGAACACGGCGGGGATTCCAGCGCTCCCACGCCGATTGATTTGTTTTTGGCGTCTTTAGGCAGCTGCAGCGGCGTGTTTGTGCTGAACTTTTTAAAACAGCACAACCTGCCCGAAACCGTTTACCTGACGTTGGAGCCGGAATGGAACATCAACGAATACGTAATTGACAAAATTAAAGTATTCATCCACGTTCCGCCGGATTTCCCGGCCAAATACGAAAATGCCCTAGTGGAAGTGGCCAAGCGGTGTTTGGTGGCGCGGCACGTGAAAATTACGCACGAAATTTCCGTGGTGCACGAAGCGGCTTAA
- a CDS encoding PLP-dependent aminotransferase family protein, producing MNYNQLFSQVVSRSKASAIRELLKVISRPEIISFAGGLPDPTLFPTREVADIMGKVVSEHPRESLQYGTTEGQDRFKKELIKLLKETENIDVTPEQLLVVSASQQALDMTARLFVNPGDSIITACPTYLGALQAFQVAGADITGAESDEGGVIAEDLEAKLAGLQKQGKQCKFIYLVPDFQNPTGTTIPEERRLKILEIAKKYNTFILEDSPYRQVRFEGKSPRTFYELDKTHNHVITLFTFSKVFVPGFRLGYIIGPEEVIRKYVILKQAMDLCTSPILQLATGEYLRRGLLLPHLNQIIATYREKRDLMLKTLAECMPKGVSWTHPEGGLFLWLTLPKHINATELLPKAIENKVAYVAGVDFYPAADVFNDMRLNFSYPSKEQIVEGLKRLAQTIKAYL from the coding sequence ATGAATTATAATCAGTTGTTTTCCCAAGTGGTCAGCCGTTCCAAGGCGTCGGCGATCAGAGAACTTTTAAAAGTAATTTCCCGCCCGGAGATCATTTCTTTTGCGGGGGGATTGCCGGATCCAACCTTATTCCCTACCCGGGAAGTGGCCGACATTATGGGAAAAGTAGTGTCAGAACACCCCCGGGAATCGTTGCAGTATGGCACGACCGAAGGGCAAGACCGTTTTAAAAAAGAACTTATCAAACTGCTTAAAGAAACCGAAAATATAGACGTAACGCCGGAACAGCTGTTGGTCGTTTCGGCCTCGCAGCAGGCGCTGGATATGACGGCCCGTTTGTTCGTCAATCCCGGCGACAGTATTATTACCGCCTGCCCCACTTATTTGGGCGCTTTGCAGGCGTTTCAAGTGGCGGGGGCCGACATTACCGGCGCGGAAAGCGATGAAGGCGGCGTCATTGCCGAGGATTTAGAGGCCAAATTGGCCGGCCTTCAAAAACAGGGCAAACAATGCAAATTTATCTATTTGGTGCCCGATTTTCAAAACCCCACCGGCACCACGATTCCGGAAGAACGCCGCTTGAAAATTTTGGAAATTGCCAAAAAATACAATACGTTTATTTTGGAAGATTCGCCTTACCGCCAAGTGCGTTTTGAAGGCAAATCCCCGCGCACCTTTTACGAATTGGACAAAACGCACAACCACGTCATTACGCTGTTTACGTTTTCCAAAGTATTTGTGCCGGGCTTCCGGCTGGGGTATATTATCGGGCCGGAAGAAGTCATCCGCAAATACGTGATCTTAAAGCAAGCAATGGATTTGTGCACGTCGCCCATTTTGCAGCTGGCCACCGGCGAGTATCTGCGCCGCGGGCTCCTCTTGCCGCATTTGAACCAGATTATCGCCACCTACCGGGAAAAACGCGATTTAATGCTCAAAACGCTGGCGGAATGCATGCCTAAAGGCGTCTCGTGGACGCACCCGGAAGGAGGGCTTTTCCTGTGGCTGACGCTGCCCAAACACATTAACGCAACGGAGCTCTTACCCAAGGCTATTGAAAATAAAGTGGCCTATGTGGCGGGGGTGGATTTCTATCCGGCGGCGGATGTGTTTAACGATATGCGGCTGAACTTTTCGTATCCTTCCAAGGAACAGATTGTGGAAGGGCTGAAACGCTTGGCGCAGACGATTAAGGCTTATCTGTAA
- the nadC gene encoding carboxylating nicotinate-nucleotide diphosphorylase, translating into MILDKIIELALLEDLSLGDITSDTIFTPENRAKAVIRAKEDLVLCGMETAREVFAAVDPQVRFTPLKKDGDDVKKGEEVLALEGRTLSILKAERTALNFMQRMSGIATAARAYAAVGKKYGVMIVDTRKTQPGLRRLDKYAVRTGGARNHRISLADSVMIKDNHIAAAGSITAAVAKIKSVIGHTPKIEVETTNLDEVKEALAAGADIIMLDNMTPEQVRVCKKEIAGRAIIEVSGGVNKDNLEAYCQAGPDVISMGALTHSVPAKDLSLKIVQYIS; encoded by the coding sequence ATGATACTGGATAAAATTATTGAACTGGCTTTGCTGGAAGATTTAAGTTTGGGGGATATTACCTCGGACACGATTTTTACGCCTGAAAACCGGGCGAAAGCCGTCATTCGGGCCAAGGAAGATTTAGTCCTGTGCGGCATGGAAACGGCCCGCGAAGTGTTTGCGGCGGTAGACCCGCAAGTGCGTTTCACGCCGCTTAAAAAAGACGGAGACGACGTAAAAAAAGGGGAAGAAGTCCTTGCGCTGGAAGGGCGCACCTTGTCTATTTTAAAAGCGGAACGCACGGCGCTTAACTTTATGCAGCGCATGAGCGGCATTGCCACGGCGGCGCGCGCGTATGCGGCCGTTGGCAAAAAATACGGCGTGATGATTGTGGACACGCGCAAAACGCAGCCGGGCCTGCGGCGGTTGGATAAATACGCCGTCCGCACGGGCGGCGCGCGCAACCACCGCATCAGCTTGGCCGACAGCGTGATGATTAAGGACAATCACATTGCGGCGGCCGGCTCCATTACGGCGGCGGTGGCAAAGATCAAGTCCGTCATTGGGCATACGCCTAAAATAGAAGTGGAAACCACGAATTTGGACGAAGTAAAAGAAGCGTTGGCCGCCGGGGCGGATATTATTATGCTGGACAATATGACCCCCGAACAAGTGCGCGTGTGCAAAAAAGAGATTGCAGGCCGGGCCATTATAGAAGTGTCGGGCGGCGTCAATAAAGATAATTTAGAGGCGTACTGCCAAGCCGGGCCGGATGTAATTTCCATGGGCGCGCTGACGCATTCCGTGCCGGCTAAAGATTTGAGCTTAAAAATTGTACAATATATCAGTTAG
- the nadA gene encoding quinolinate synthase NadA, which yields MLQTLDKEARLTEEAHRLYGLLKSVSKDKNAKWTYEDCLAAAPYTLSINRFKKEQNAVILAHSYTTPDLVYGVADFRGDSYELALKARETKADVIVFAGVWFMAETAKILNPEKKVLIPAGRAGCTLADAITGEEVKKLRAQHPGVPALCYINSLAEVKAQCDACVTSGNVFDIAQKMPGNELIFVPDLLMAQNLEAELVRRGTPKKIIAAGGSCYVHGHYRPEDVQKLRAEHAGIKVVAHPECPIEVCRLCDYMGSTKGMSAYVAASADKCFGMLTEFGLVNRLEAEHPDKTFIWPCGICEYMKRNTLANTLEALIDPRPEQVVEMEPALAAAAKKSIDKMFELAQ from the coding sequence ATGCTTCAGACATTAGACAAAGAAGCTCGGCTTACCGAAGAAGCCCATAGACTCTATGGGCTTCTTAAATCTGTTTCCAAAGACAAAAACGCCAAATGGACGTATGAAGACTGTTTGGCCGCGGCTCCTTACACGCTTTCCATCAACCGTTTTAAAAAAGAGCAAAACGCCGTCATCCTCGCTCATTCCTATACGACGCCGGACTTGGTGTACGGCGTGGCGGATTTTAGGGGGGATTCCTACGAACTGGCGCTAAAAGCGCGGGAAACCAAGGCGGACGTGATTGTGTTTGCGGGCGTTTGGTTTATGGCGGAAACGGCTAAAATTTTAAACCCAGAGAAGAAAGTGCTAATCCCCGCCGGGCGCGCCGGCTGCACGCTGGCGGACGCGATTACCGGGGAAGAAGTAAAAAAACTGCGTGCGCAGCACCCCGGCGTGCCGGCGTTGTGCTACATCAACAGCTTGGCGGAAGTAAAAGCGCAGTGCGACGCGTGCGTAACTTCGGGAAACGTATTTGACATCGCCCAAAAAATGCCTGGCAATGAACTGATTTTCGTGCCGGATTTGCTGATGGCCCAAAATTTAGAGGCGGAACTCGTCCGTCGCGGAACGCCTAAAAAAATCATTGCGGCAGGCGGCTCCTGCTACGTGCACGGCCATTACCGCCCCGAAGACGTGCAAAAACTGCGGGCGGAACATGCGGGCATTAAAGTGGTGGCGCACCCGGAATGCCCGATAGAAGTCTGCCGGCTGTGTGATTATATGGGCAGTACCAAAGGGATGAGCGCTTATGTGGCGGCGTCGGCGGATAAATGCTTTGGCATGCTGACGGAATTCGGGCTGGTAAACCGCTTGGAAGCGGAACACCCGGATAAAACGTTTATTTGGCCGTGCGGCATTTGCGAGTATATGAAACGCAATACCTTGGCCAATACGCTGGAAGCGTTGATTGACCCGCGCCCCGAACAAGTGGTGGAAATGGAACCTGCGTTGGCGGCGGCGGCTAAAAAATCTATTGATAAAATGTTTGAGCTTGCACAATGA
- a CDS encoding alanine/glycine:cation symporter family protein, which yields MQSIQQLGSAFVQFFSGPSVQSAYDLMNGFNTLVWGPPMIIILLFLGIYFTVRLRFLQKYTWPAMKLSVTKVESEGMVSSFGSLAVMIGATVGTGSIIGVTTAVAEGGPGALFWMVVAGFFNFAIKYCECMVAFKYRVKLPDGEYVGGPMYYLSNILKFKWLGLIFAVGTLLMGLTAGSALQSNSIADALREGYNFNPWYTGLFVAIATAVVVIGGVKRIAAYSEWLVPIMGSLYLLLAVIVLIMNFGKIPEAAVIIFKSAFTGKAAAGGAIGIGIMGLLQAMIPAVSAGVTRAVLATEAGLGSASIAAAAAKTRSATQMAIISATSVFWAIFICMLTGLVIILAGDWQNPNVYAANLCNSAFKTVPYIGTPILIFSLVIFSFTTIIGWGYYIEKALQFLCKGSNALIKPTRVLFILLVFAGGWIGTSFSWDFTIAESLLRTAEANNSTRFMWALAVFTMTMMTVPNIWALWCFRKVIIKTTRKNIKNIVGRKPKQSAQ from the coding sequence ATGCAAAGTATCCAACAATTAGGGTCTGCTTTTGTCCAATTTTTCAGCGGGCCTTCCGTGCAAAGCGCGTATGATTTAATGAACGGGTTCAATACGCTGGTATGGGGCCCGCCGATGATTATCATTTTGCTCTTTTTGGGGATCTACTTTACAGTGCGCCTTCGCTTTCTGCAAAAATATACGTGGCCGGCTATGAAACTTTCGGTAACGAAAGTAGAATCGGAAGGGATGGTCAGCAGTTTCGGCTCGCTGGCGGTGATGATTGGCGCCACGGTGGGCACCGGCAGCATTATCGGGGTAACCACGGCCGTAGCCGAAGGCGGGCCGGGGGCCCTGTTTTGGATGGTGGTGGCCGGATTTTTCAATTTTGCCATTAAATACTGCGAATGCATGGTGGCCTTTAAATACCGCGTCAAATTGCCCGACGGCGAATACGTGGGCGGCCCGATGTATTATCTTTCCAACATTTTAAAATTTAAATGGCTGGGCCTCATTTTTGCCGTCGGCACGCTGCTGATGGGCTTGACGGCCGGCAGTGCGCTGCAATCCAACTCCATCGCCGACGCCCTGCGGGAAGGATACAATTTTAACCCCTGGTACACCGGCTTATTCGTGGCGATTGCAACGGCCGTGGTCGTGATCGGCGGGGTAAAGCGCATTGCGGCGTATTCGGAATGGCTGGTGCCGATTATGGGCAGCTTGTACTTGCTGTTGGCGGTCATTGTGCTGATTATGAATTTTGGCAAAATCCCGGAAGCGGCCGTGATTATTTTTAAAAGCGCTTTTACGGGAAAAGCCGCCGCGGGAGGGGCTATCGGCATTGGGATTATGGGCCTGCTGCAGGCGATGATTCCCGCCGTCAGCGCCGGGGTAACGCGCGCCGTGCTGGCTACGGAAGCCGGCCTGGGCAGCGCTTCTATCGCCGCGGCCGCCGCCAAAACCCGCAGCGCCACCCAAATGGCCATTATTTCCGCCACATCGGTCTTCTGGGCTATTTTCATTTGTATGCTGACGGGGCTGGTCATCATCTTGGCCGGCGATTGGCAAAACCCCAACGTCTATGCGGCCAACTTGTGCAACAGCGCCTTTAAAACGGTGCCTTATATCGGCACGCCGATTTTGATTTTTTCGCTGGTGATTTTTTCCTTCACCACCATTATCGGCTGGGGATATTACATTGAAAAAGCCCTGCAGTTCTTGTGCAAAGGCTCCAATGCCCTGATTAAGCCCACGCGCGTGCTGTTTATTTTGCTGGTATTTGCGGGCGGCTGGATCGGCACCAGTTTCTCGTGGGATTTTACCATTGCCGAATCCCTCCTGCGCACGGCGGAAGCCAACAATTCCACCCGTTTTATGTGGGCTTTGGCCGTGTTTACCATGACGATGATGACCGTTCCCAACATTTGGGCCTTGTGGTGCTTCCGCAAAGTCATCATCAAGACCACGCGCAAAAACATCAAAAATATCGTAGGCAGAAAGCCGAAACAATCTGCCCAATAA
- a CDS encoding mechanosensitive ion channel family protein, giving the protein MNFILPYVEKIPYIPDKYNTLIAQVIAAVLFVLVLYAAARAASWFCNRYLGRLVSRFNSGRWFKALSEHHFFTAMGVVVAALLAINLYPVFISSKVAVLTTLMGKLTGLFVVMSFAWLVNSILNTAGRLYGLNPSVPIKGLVQALKIILFLITALFVLSLLLGRRPMYIITGLSALAAVFSLIFKDPILGFAASIQLTTNKLIKIGDWITVDSAGADGNIIDISLTSVRVQNFDMTIVSVPTYDMISKPFKNWNGMYLAKARRIQRSILIDVDTVKFLDRPMLERLKKIQLLKDYLEQKETEIKAFNAERNVKENFLNGRHLTNIGTFRHYAELYLASRPYVVSDNPNLTLMVRQLKQEAQGLPLEVYCFLNTTVWTDYEALQSDIFDHLFSVLPEFGLYAYQQPSGRNIAQGIQMLSYQPPVQEP; this is encoded by the coding sequence ATGAATTTTATCTTGCCCTATGTGGAAAAAATACCGTACATCCCGGATAAATACAATACCCTGATTGCCCAAGTGATTGCGGCGGTGTTGTTTGTGCTGGTGCTGTATGCGGCGGCGCGGGCGGCGTCGTGGTTTTGCAACCGCTATTTGGGGCGGTTGGTGTCGCGTTTTAATTCGGGGCGGTGGTTTAAGGCGCTGTCTGAACATCATTTTTTCACGGCGATGGGCGTGGTGGTGGCGGCCCTTTTGGCCATCAACCTGTACCCGGTGTTTATTTCCAGCAAGGTGGCGGTGCTGACCACGCTGATGGGCAAGCTGACGGGGCTGTTTGTGGTGATGAGTTTTGCGTGGCTGGTCAATTCCATTTTAAATACGGCGGGGCGGTTGTACGGGCTCAATCCCAGCGTGCCGATTAAGGGGTTGGTACAGGCACTTAAAATTATTCTGTTTTTAATTACGGCGCTTTTTGTTTTATCCTTGCTGTTGGGGCGCCGGCCGATGTATATTATCACGGGGCTGTCTGCGTTGGCGGCGGTCTTCTCGTTAATTTTTAAAGATCCCATTCTGGGCTTTGCCGCCAGCATTCAGCTGACCACCAACAAGCTGATTAAAATAGGGGACTGGATTACCGTAGATTCCGCCGGGGCGGACGGCAACATCATTGACATTTCGCTCACCAGCGTGCGGGTGCAGAACTTTGATATGACCATCGTCAGCGTGCCCACCTACGATATGATTTCCAAGCCGTTTAAAAACTGGAACGGAATGTACCTGGCCAAGGCGCGCCGCATCCAACGCAGCATTTTGATTGACGTGGATACCGTCAAATTCTTAGACCGCCCGATGCTGGAACGCCTGAAAAAAATCCAGCTCTTAAAAGATTATCTGGAGCAGAAAGAAACCGAAATCAAAGCGTTTAACGCGGAACGGAATGTGAAAGAGAACTTTTTGAACGGGCGGCATTTAACCAACATCGGCACTTTCCGCCATTATGCGGAGCTGTATTTGGCGTCGCGGCCGTATGTAGTGTCGGACAATCCCAATTTAACGCTGATGGTGCGCCAGCTGAAACAGGAAGCCCAAGGCCTGCCGCTGGAAGTATACTGCTTTTTAAATACGACCGTGTGGACGGACTATGAAGCCCTGCAGAGCGATATTTTTGACCATTTGTTCTCGGTCTTGCCGGAGTTTGGCCTCTACGCCTACCAACAGCCCAGCGGGCGCAACATCGCCCAGGGCATTCAAATGCTTTCCTATCAGCCTCCGGTGCAGGAGCCTTAG
- a CDS encoding OmpA family protein, whose protein sequence is MKGKSVLLFLCAAALCACSSAQKQDEDIPRPAKRDPIIEEQAKKNEKLYNQSEARMAKTLKLPAITYEFDSIRPPDYAYPFLDKVANVMNSHPSLHLIVEGHTDVLGSKEYNYWLGASRAAAMKAYLVSRGVNAERIRIHSYGKDRPLTLDNSSDGRRTNRRVEFSFTTRVWNAIY, encoded by the coding sequence ATGAAAGGAAAATCCGTTTTGTTATTTTTATGCGCAGCGGCTTTATGCGCGTGCTCTTCCGCCCAGAAACAGGACGAAGATATCCCGCGGCCGGCCAAGCGCGACCCTATTATTGAAGAACAGGCCAAGAAGAACGAAAAACTTTACAACCAAAGCGAGGCCCGCATGGCAAAAACGCTTAAACTGCCGGCCATTACGTACGAGTTTGACTCTATTCGCCCGCCGGATTACGCCTATCCTTTCTTGGATAAAGTGGCCAACGTGATGAACTCGCACCCGTCTTTGCATTTAATCGTGGAAGGCCATACGGACGTGTTGGGCTCCAAAGAATACAACTATTGGCTGGGCGCCTCGCGCGCGGCGGCGATGAAGGCCTATTTGGTCAGCCGCGGCGTGAATGCGGAGCGCATCCGGATCCACTCCTACGGGAAAGACCGCCCGCTGACGCTGGATAACTCCAGCGACGGCCGCCGCACCAACCGCCGGGTGGAATTTTCTTTCACAACCCGCGTTTGGAACGCTATTTATTAA
- a CDS encoding alpha/beta hydrolase-fold protein produces MKKFYLALACLLMASWGMAQEEEIMIINPGRETFVHFPSAVLGNQHTLTVFLPEKAVPLSKRYPVVYVLGAGPKNAQEAQDFVEKNHVLAVGIDFTEEDYQNREQIIEFISRELIPYIDTNYLTFADSSHRGIAAQGKNAALTALALLAKPHLFGAVALASGADAIEQFQLPLSGAPRIFVTGRQSELALAQQKLEQAGLEYGKNFALAYVSSAAGLFEGVDWNYLSAPQQDVTLRRLKAEVDCPVLTLDSDEKSILTVTARLNNGATFAYVPDSLRISPPYLNWNPLKGELTPVAGAEPGKVKISGGVDKKAFSVKIKLKKQ; encoded by the coding sequence ATGAAAAAATTTTACCTTGCACTGGCGTGTTTACTGATGGCTTCTTGGGGCATGGCCCAGGAAGAAGAAATTATGATTATTAATCCCGGACGGGAAACTTTTGTGCATTTTCCGTCTGCCGTATTGGGCAACCAACATACGCTGACCGTTTTCCTGCCGGAAAAAGCCGTCCCACTCTCCAAACGCTATCCGGTGGTGTATGTGCTGGGGGCCGGCCCGAAAAACGCCCAGGAGGCGCAAGATTTTGTGGAAAAAAATCACGTCTTGGCCGTGGGGATTGACTTTACCGAAGAGGATTATCAAAACCGGGAACAGATTATCGAATTTATCTCGCGGGAGTTAATTCCCTATATTGATACCAATTATCTTACCTTTGCCGACAGCTCCCACCGGGGCATTGCGGCCCAAGGGAAAAATGCCGCCTTGACGGCACTGGCCTTGCTGGCCAAACCGCATTTGTTTGGGGCGGTGGCCTTGGCTTCCGGCGCCGATGCGATTGAGCAGTTTCAATTGCCGCTATCGGGTGCTCCTCGGATATTTGTGACGGGCCGCCAGTCCGAGCTGGCCTTGGCTCAGCAAAAATTGGAGCAGGCCGGTTTGGAATACGGCAAAAATTTTGCTTTGGCGTATGTGTCTTCGGCGGCGGGATTGTTTGAAGGGGTGGATTGGAACTATCTTTCGGCCCCGCAGCAAGACGTTACTTTGCGTCGGCTGAAAGCGGAAGTGGATTGCCCTGTGCTGACGTTGGATTCGGATGAAAAATCCATACTGACGGTAACCGCGCGGTTAAACAACGGCGCCACGTTTGCGTATGTGCCCGATTCGTTGCGCATAAGCCCGCCTTATTTGAATTGGAATCCGCTGAAAGGGGAACTGACCCCGGTGGCAGGTGCGGAGCCGGGAAAGGTCAAAATCAGCGGGGGTGTGGATAAAAAGGCGTTTTCTGTAAAAATAAAGCTTAAAAAACAATAA
- a CDS encoding HEAT repeat domain-containing protein, with protein sequence MKKTLFLLIAVLVTALNCPAQSKLQQALPLLQKNNRSAAENQQVLTLFRSAKDPDTVFAAGASLVKIPPSKIQEPVLFNLILKEDDPLKQTFAAIIVTAMGDGTEELLPLVQGALESKDPILQSYAAGAYGLLNPEDKAYTSQVVRLYAFDSAFALRAMNRLADNSKQLLKYLKQASSSADAATRAAAATWLGSLHSEDAAKQLLKMAKTETDSSVQTQIAIGLALNRSYTQEETAKGLRKNYTDPSSATYALALGFMTGNAAETIRQGLQSAHKNERINSARAAAYMAGVLSNPDAFNYTSDRAFDTGLLKSMIPQLKLLAKTGDDSVKIYAENALRQIEKLMN encoded by the coding sequence ATGAAAAAAACACTTTTTTTACTGATAGCCGTACTGGTTACGGCGCTTAACTGCCCGGCGCAATCCAAGCTGCAACAAGCGCTGCCCCTGCTGCAAAAGAACAACCGCTCCGCGGCCGAAAACCAACAGGTGCTCACCCTTTTCCGCTCCGCCAAAGATCCGGACACCGTCTTTGCGGCCGGCGCCAGCTTGGTTAAAATTCCGCCGTCTAAAATTCAAGAACCGGTGTTGTTTAACCTGATTTTAAAAGAAGACGATCCGCTGAAACAAACTTTTGCCGCCATTATCGTTACCGCTATGGGCGACGGAACGGAAGAACTGCTGCCCCTGGTGCAGGGAGCGCTGGAAAGCAAGGATCCTATTCTTCAATCTTATGCGGCCGGGGCGTATGGTCTTTTAAATCCGGAAGATAAAGCCTACACGTCCCAGGTAGTGCGCTTGTATGCCTTTGATTCGGCTTTTGCCCTGCGCGCCATGAACCGCCTGGCGGACAATTCCAAACAACTGCTTAAATACTTAAAACAGGCTTCTTCGTCGGCCGATGCCGCCACCCGCGCCGCCGCCGCCACGTGGCTGGGTTCGCTGCATTCCGAAGATGCGGCTAAGCAATTATTAAAAATGGCCAAAACCGAAACCGATTCTTCCGTGCAAACCCAAATTGCCATCGGCCTTGCCTTAAACCGCTCTTATACGCAAGAAGAAACGGCCAAAGGCTTGCGCAAAAATTATACCGATCCGTCTTCCGCCACGTATGCGCTGGCGCTTGGATTTATGACGGGAAACGCCGCCGAAACCATCCGCCAAGGGCTGCAAAGCGCCCATAAAAACGAACGCATCAACTCCGCCCGCGCCGCGGCGTATATGGCGGGAGTTCTGTCCAATCCGGACGCTTTTAATTATACCTCAGACCGCGCGTTTGACACGGGGCTTCTTAAAAGCATGATTCCGCAATTAAAATTGCTGGCCAAAACGGGGGATGATTCCGTCAAAATTTATGCGGAAAACGCCTTGCGCCAAATTGAAAAGCTGATGAACTGA